The proteins below come from a single Mucilaginibacter mali genomic window:
- a CDS encoding M60 family metallopeptidase, producing MNSNRFLNFIAILLLAGGFTACKKYGIAVPDGYEDASQNQKSITVDTNMANIDRSGYAKARVFPGLVDQTEPRVTNQKFTLDLNFTAQTADNLRIQVAPQAQYSTGYYAAPGELIKLVVPAGINGLSMQIGGQTDDLTGKAPLLRDPIIFNRQELYPGVNYMRNIYGGTIYISASFAIPTPVEFTISGAVVSPDFILGVDTHDAWKARVLASKVPWLELRSKRVVFLVPRDKIVSQFNSTTEPLTNIAEPLSLWNTVFDVDYNGWMGLSDNAADTKDRSPQGQWRGVLDIQLSAGYGHNGFPFVGLNDMEWFSAFTSATRLKTSVNTWGSYHEFGHNCQQPTVWSWSTLGETTNNLFSFKVANRINANYNTLHPSVSSGFPLAITYASTAGTKNFDSDAAIDDPFKRMTPFVQIFELYGYGAMTKLYTEARHAQRLANNDQDKHDFVYEKLSEYCNTDLIPFFEAWGILISTQSQAKIGLKYPLLNKQIWTYNPLNKTGGTAAIVYTTTVLSASSPAQEGSTAALVDNNLTTYFHSQYTNPTPAQSYPFTFILSAGANMPIKGMYFNGRAGTNRAGDAKEVEIFSSRDNINYTSIGTTILPNSPNRYEYNFPNGNVNAKYFKVVVKSGYTTNPYVVFAEMNLIKP from the coding sequence ATGAATTCAAATAGATTTTTAAACTTCATTGCCATCCTATTGCTGGCAGGTGGTTTTACAGCTTGTAAAAAATACGGGATCGCGGTGCCCGACGGTTACGAGGATGCCTCCCAAAATCAAAAAAGCATAACTGTTGATACCAATATGGCCAATATCGACAGATCTGGCTACGCGAAGGCCCGTGTTTTTCCGGGTTTAGTAGATCAGACGGAGCCGAGGGTTACCAATCAGAAATTTACATTAGACCTAAACTTTACCGCGCAAACAGCCGATAATCTCCGGATACAGGTAGCGCCTCAGGCGCAATACAGTACCGGCTATTATGCCGCACCGGGCGAATTAATTAAACTGGTAGTGCCTGCCGGTATAAATGGGTTAAGCATGCAAATTGGCGGGCAAACCGATGACCTGACCGGGAAAGCGCCACTGTTACGCGACCCGATCATTTTTAACAGGCAGGAACTGTATCCCGGCGTAAACTACATGCGCAATATTTATGGCGGTACCATTTACATTAGCGCTTCCTTTGCCATCCCAACACCGGTTGAGTTTACTATTTCCGGAGCTGTTGTGTCGCCCGATTTTATTTTAGGTGTTGATACACACGATGCCTGGAAGGCCCGGGTTTTAGCTTCGAAAGTGCCCTGGTTAGAACTGCGCTCTAAACGGGTTGTGTTTTTAGTGCCACGCGATAAGATCGTAAGCCAGTTTAACAGCACTACCGAACCATTAACCAATATTGCTGAGCCACTATCTTTATGGAACACGGTTTTTGATGTAGACTACAACGGTTGGATGGGTTTATCAGATAATGCCGCGGATACCAAAGACAGGAGCCCGCAAGGCCAGTGGCGCGGGGTATTGGATATCCAGTTATCTGCCGGGTATGGCCACAACGGTTTCCCATTTGTTGGTTTAAATGATATGGAATGGTTCAGCGCGTTTACCAGCGCCACCCGTTTAAAAACCAGCGTTAATACCTGGGGCTCCTACCACGAGTTTGGCCATAACTGCCAGCAACCTACTGTATGGAGCTGGAGCACGCTGGGCGAAACCACCAATAACCTGTTCAGCTTTAAAGTGGCCAACCGGATAAACGCCAATTACAATACTCTGCACCCATCGGTGTCGAGCGGCTTCCCGCTGGCTATTACCTATGCCAGTACAGCAGGCACCAAAAACTTTGACAGTGATGCGGCGATAGATGATCCTTTTAAAAGGATGACCCCTTTTGTACAGATCTTTGAACTGTATGGCTATGGCGCAATGACGAAACTCTATACCGAAGCACGCCATGCCCAGCGTTTAGCCAATAACGACCAGGATAAGCACGATTTTGTGTACGAGAAGTTATCAGAATATTGCAATACCGACCTGATCCCATTTTTCGAAGCCTGGGGTATTTTAATCAGCACGCAATCGCAAGCAAAAATAGGCTTGAAGTATCCATTGTTAAACAAACAAATATGGACGTATAACCCGCTTAACAAAACCGGCGGTACAGCGGCTATAGTTTATACCACCACGGTGTTGTCGGCAAGTTCGCCGGCACAGGAAGGGTCAACCGCGGCTTTGGTGGATAATAACTTAACAACCTATTTCCATTCGCAATACACCAACCCTACGCCGGCTCAAAGCTATCCGTTTACGTTTATCTTAAGCGCGGGCGCCAATATGCCTATCAAGGGTATGTACTTTAATGGTCGCGCGGGTACCAATCGCGCGGGCGATGCCAAGGAAGTAGAGATCTTTAGCAGCCGGGATAATATCAACTATACAAGCATCGGTACAACTATTTTGCCTAACAGCCCGAACCGTTATGAGTATAATTTCCCCAACGGCAACGTGAACGCGAAATACTTTAAAGTAGTTGTTAAAAGCGGGTATACCACAAACCCTTATGTAGTGTTTGCCGAAATGAATTTAATTAAGCCCTAA
- a CDS encoding DUF4983 domain-containing protein, which translates to MREVYNTKKGFLINVIGLACLTLTLILGSSCNKDFPSTLRTEYPNDTASVVLKQKKVLYIILDGVRGNAIKILNPPNLATLVKKAIYTYDGLTDFNSTPITNAGGWATAMTSVTSDQHKITTEDFAGNQLANFPSMFTRFKQVNPALRTASIASSKIFNDYLATDATFKANFENDDAKVKDATVDELKNANAGIVLAQFHSAETVGAASGYTDTSTPYLNALTQLDTYVGNLMSALSARATIAKEDWLVVIASNKGGTIPAQPGAGNLGAFGDPAKNSFVIFYNPRFLTQVAPKPDPDAFPYSGYAPNFVSTLSSGAVANLSNTSVGNFGAAGDFTLMFKLRSDAAAIQRYPHFLGKRSVPYGTASTGWSFLYGDDNYQLDWGGTPRPGGGKVRDGIWHTIAMVISGSGSTRVVGLFTDGVKNSSSTIGTKNVDNTNPLRLGTEIGTNANTLANSYIKDLAIYNVAFSDADVIAAMRKEILPTSARFSNLIGWWPGNESTGNTIADKSGKGNNFTISGNVNFVPFTDVSPNISPEITAASYRVVINSVDVPFEIYQWMGVVVPNSWALQGKTWKPTYTDVRNN; encoded by the coding sequence ATGAGAGAAGTATACAATACTAAAAAAGGATTCCTTATCAATGTTATTGGTTTGGCATGCTTAACATTGACCCTGATTTTGGGTAGCTCGTGTAATAAGGATTTCCCGAGCACACTCAGGACAGAATATCCAAATGATACGGCAAGTGTGGTATTAAAGCAAAAAAAGGTGCTTTATATTATACTGGACGGCGTACGTGGGAACGCGATAAAAATATTAAATCCGCCAAACCTGGCTACTTTGGTTAAAAAAGCCATTTATACTTATGATGGCCTGACGGATTTCAATTCAACGCCGATCACCAATGCCGGGGGCTGGGCCACCGCCATGACAAGCGTAACCAGTGATCAGCATAAAATAACAACGGAAGATTTTGCGGGGAACCAGCTGGCAAATTTCCCGTCGATGTTTACTCGTTTTAAACAGGTGAACCCTGCGTTAAGGACAGCCTCGATCGCTTCAAGTAAAATTTTTAACGATTATTTGGCGACTGATGCCACCTTCAAAGCCAACTTCGAGAACGACGACGCTAAAGTGAAGGACGCGACAGTAGATGAGCTGAAAAACGCGAACGCGGGTATCGTATTGGCGCAATTCCACAGCGCCGAAACAGTAGGTGCGGCGAGTGGTTATACCGATACATCTACCCCGTATTTAAATGCGCTTACCCAGCTTGATACTTATGTAGGTAACCTGATGTCGGCCTTGTCGGCACGGGCAACTATTGCTAAGGAAGACTGGCTGGTGGTGATCGCCTCAAACAAAGGCGGTACTATCCCGGCGCAGCCGGGTGCGGGTAATTTAGGCGCCTTTGGCGACCCTGCCAAAAACAGCTTCGTGATATTTTACAACCCACGCTTTTTAACCCAGGTAGCCCCAAAACCCGATCCCGACGCGTTTCCATACTCGGGTTATGCGCCTAATTTCGTGTCTACTTTATCATCAGGGGCGGTTGCAAATCTATCGAACACCAGCGTAGGTAATTTTGGCGCCGCCGGCGACTTTACGCTGATGTTTAAACTACGCAGCGATGCCGCGGCCATTCAGCGTTACCCACACTTTTTGGGTAAAAGATCAGTTCCTTACGGTACAGCATCCACCGGCTGGAGTTTCCTGTATGGTGATGATAACTACCAACTTGACTGGGGTGGCACCCCACGCCCGGGTGGCGGCAAGGTACGCGATGGAATTTGGCATACCATTGCCATGGTAATTTCCGGAAGCGGAAGCACCAGGGTGGTTGGGTTGTTTACAGATGGCGTTAAAAATTCGAGCAGCACTATAGGTACAAAAAACGTAGATAACACTAACCCTTTAAGATTAGGTACGGAGATTGGCACCAATGCCAACACCCTGGCCAATAGCTATATCAAAGATCTGGCCATCTACAACGTCGCCTTTTCAGATGCCGATGTGATTGCCGCCATGCGTAAGGAGATATTGCCAACAAGCGCCCGGTTTTCCAACCTTATCGGCTGGTGGCCCGGTAACGAATCTACAGGTAACACAATTGCTGATAAATCGGGCAAAGGAAACAATTTTACCATCAGCGGTAACGTGAACTTTGTGCCGTTTACCGATGTATCTCCTAACATCAGTCCTGAAATTACCGCCGCGAGTTACCGCGTGGTGATCAACAGCGTAGATGTTCCTTTTGAGATCTACCAGTGGATGGGCGTAGTTGTGCCAAACAGTTGGGCGTTACAGGGCAAAACCTGGAAGCCGACCTATACAGATGTGCGCAACAATTAA
- a CDS encoding DUF5008 domain-containing protein: MNHFISKQTIRLGKLVLALAVLGLCSCKKEIIGENPYGGGKQPLGVKFGTGFPDPEVAAPGTEVNVSISGLKKYENKYKFYVNEVEATVLASTDSTARIKVPNDASSGGMSVIIDGQTFFGPLLRIDGKVSIDASFQATVGSNSTIYDILRLPTSNYLLTGAFNNFDNRAITNLPIGGIAQINAQGVYATTLTFGKGASGTVYNVNRLSNGKLLLSGAFASFNSTRGKRININGITTLNSDGTLDSTIIDVINPTPNDFKKNKDTVPTFNGGVTGMIRKSFVFNDRIYAVGRFESYLRVYYDRSTYDTKVYDVTRIKQMVCMKMDGSMDSTFHFDMTTKQSPAAGNGEITDAIQQADGKLILVGAFSTFNGTAASHIVRINLDGSVDQTFKAGAGADNNISSITYNATTNKIFITGAFTTYGGSAKKGVAMLNADGSIDNSFNFGALSAGVATYAAQLSSGKIIVAGNFKTYNSVVRQGFMILNPDASLAAGYNNTGQFDGQLFEMIETTSSLGNPAVILVGSIQRFDNKKMGNIVRVEIKN, translated from the coding sequence ATGAATCATTTTATAAGCAAACAAACAATTCGCCTGGGCAAATTAGTATTGGCCCTGGCAGTGCTGGGCTTGTGTTCCTGTAAAAAAGAGATCATTGGAGAAAACCCTTACGGAGGTGGTAAACAGCCGCTTGGGGTTAAATTTGGTACAGGTTTCCCTGACCCTGAAGTTGCCGCCCCCGGTACCGAGGTGAACGTGAGCATCAGTGGATTAAAGAAATATGAGAACAAGTACAAGTTTTATGTAAACGAGGTGGAGGCTACCGTTTTAGCTTCAACCGATAGCACAGCTCGGATAAAAGTACCCAATGATGCCAGCAGCGGCGGCATGTCGGTAATTATAGACGGGCAGACCTTTTTTGGCCCGCTGTTGCGGATAGACGGAAAAGTAAGCATCGACGCGTCTTTCCAGGCTACCGTAGGTTCAAACTCCACCATATATGATATTTTAAGATTACCAACCTCAAATTATCTGCTCACAGGGGCATTTAATAATTTTGATAACCGTGCCATCACCAACCTGCCTATCGGCGGTATTGCGCAGATAAACGCGCAGGGTGTTTATGCCACTACACTCACTTTCGGTAAAGGCGCTTCTGGAACGGTATATAACGTAAACAGGTTATCCAACGGAAAGTTATTGCTTTCAGGTGCTTTCGCCAGCTTTAACTCAACCAGGGGCAAAAGGATCAATATCAACGGTATTACCACCTTAAACAGCGATGGCACCCTGGATAGTACCATTATTGACGTGATCAACCCAACACCAAACGATTTTAAGAAAAACAAGGACACTGTACCAACCTTTAACGGCGGTGTAACCGGGATGATCAGGAAATCATTTGTGTTTAACGATCGCATTTACGCTGTGGGAAGATTTGAATCTTACCTTAGAGTGTACTACGACCGGTCGACCTACGATACTAAAGTTTATGATGTAACCCGCATCAAGCAGATGGTGTGTATGAAGATGGACGGATCGATGGATTCTACCTTCCATTTCGATATGACCACGAAGCAAAGCCCCGCGGCGGGGAATGGTGAAATTACCGATGCCATTCAGCAGGCCGATGGCAAATTGATACTTGTAGGAGCCTTCTCTACTTTTAACGGTACAGCCGCGAGCCACATCGTCCGGATCAACCTGGATGGAAGCGTGGATCAAACTTTCAAGGCGGGGGCCGGCGCCGATAATAACATCAGCTCCATTACCTATAACGCTACCACCAATAAGATCTTCATCACCGGCGCTTTTACTACCTATGGCGGCAGCGCCAAAAAAGGGGTAGCGATGCTTAATGCTGATGGCAGTATCGATAATAGCTTCAATTTCGGTGCATTATCGGCCGGTGTGGCTACCTATGCCGCGCAGCTAAGCAGCGGGAAAATAATTGTAGCGGGTAATTTTAAAACCTATAATTCGGTTGTCCGTCAAGGGTTTATGATCTTAAACCCCGATGCGTCGCTGGCTGCGGGATACAATAACACCGGCCAGTTTGATGGGCAGTTGTTCGAGATGATCGAAACAACATCTTCGCTTGGCAACCCCGCGGTGATATTGGTCGGCTCTATTCAGCGCTTCGACAATAAGAAAATGGGCAACATCGTAAGGGTTGAAATTAAAAATTAA
- a CDS encoding fasciclin domain-containing protein yields MYKIILKSTLFMLLGLSLLSSCKRDEYFQDTGKADPNFNGTILAYLKSKPVNFDTLTRVINIAGMNDVFDKEQITFFAPTSSTIYKSIKALNADLRKNGRDTVSKLEQIKPQTWKDELSMYIFKGIYRLKDYPQLDTTAFTAFPGQGYTSYGGRTMNIGVIFNDAVTQRNSDGSPKTFVKYAGYRQLYLSYIPDFSTPTANLLNIPVSSSDIAPTNGIVHVLAQSVFSGTTLVSKHNFGFNTRTFIDKVIADGILPATP; encoded by the coding sequence ATGTATAAAATAATTTTAAAATCAACACTGTTCATGCTGCTCGGGCTTAGTTTACTCAGTTCGTGCAAAAGGGACGAATACTTTCAGGATACCGGGAAGGCAGATCCAAACTTCAACGGCACTATCCTGGCCTACCTTAAATCGAAGCCGGTTAACTTTGATACTTTGACACGGGTGATCAATATTGCCGGGATGAATGATGTTTTCGACAAGGAACAGATCACCTTCTTCGCGCCGACAAGTTCAACCATTTATAAAAGTATAAAGGCTTTAAATGCCGATCTGCGGAAGAACGGACGCGATACAGTTTCTAAACTGGAGCAAATAAAACCCCAAACCTGGAAGGACGAACTGTCGATGTACATCTTTAAAGGGATCTATCGCCTTAAGGATTATCCGCAGCTGGATACCACCGCTTTCACCGCCTTTCCGGGCCAGGGCTACACTTCGTACGGTGGAAGGACCATGAATATCGGCGTGATCTTTAACGACGCGGTAACTCAGCGTAATTCCGATGGGAGCCCGAAAACATTTGTAAAATATGCCGGGTACCGCCAGTTGTACCTGTCGTACATCCCCGATTTTTCCACCCCGACAGCTAACCTGCTTAATATCCCGGTTTCGTCGTCGGACATCGCGCCTACCAATGGTATTGTGCATGTTCTTGCGCAAAGCGTGTTCTCGGGGACAACGCTCGTCAGCAAGCACAACTTCGGTTTTAACACACGGACATTTATTGATAAGGTAATTGCAGACGGTATTTTACCCGCAACCCCATAA
- a CDS encoding RagB/SusD family nutrient uptake outer membrane protein, with amino-acid sequence MLTAVIATLVSCKKFLNIVPVDNLSGNNFWQTKADVEGFTNGLYSTFRAKVGQGSCFAEVPDMRCAPLVNVSAGSFLPLLTANNLKALQANSAWTSTFVLQTNTRWKEFFDVVAAANILYAKIDEVPAGALSESERRQYKAEAVFMRNISYFMMVRLFGDVPYYTKPFSEDKLPRTPMVTVLKNCIADMQEVKNDLPWTYSDPSKVGVRAMRGSAIALLMHMNMWAAGFDPADANKAGYYDAVINLGKELETSTDYRLLPYDNDQYKLIFKGRTKESLFEVFQNSNNGEKLSALSNLGYLLSHYPLKGTVNTTASLAYYEKEWMDKVYSDGTPDGRKDAWFENRTSNSGNYQFKKFANVYADGLNILNDDDIIIFRLSDAYLLAAEANADRDADAEAKRYLNLVRARAGAAAINSTGDVLKDDIYYERVRELMGEGHYYYDLVRTKRVTDSKYCKYPISVTDFNAGAWTWPIDASALTNNPNMTLNNFWR; translated from the coding sequence ATGCTGACAGCAGTAATCGCTACGCTTGTTAGCTGCAAAAAGTTTTTAAATATTGTGCCGGTAGATAACCTGTCGGGCAACAATTTTTGGCAAACCAAAGCCGATGTAGAAGGCTTTACCAACGGTTTGTACAGCACTTTCAGGGCAAAAGTTGGCCAGGGAAGCTGTTTTGCGGAAGTTCCCGATATGCGTTGCGCCCCATTGGTGAACGTGAGCGCGGGTAGCTTTTTACCATTGTTAACTGCCAATAACCTGAAGGCCCTGCAGGCCAACTCGGCATGGACATCAACCTTTGTGCTGCAAACCAATACCCGTTGGAAAGAATTTTTTGACGTGGTTGCCGCGGCCAATATTTTGTACGCCAAAATAGATGAAGTGCCTGCGGGCGCCCTTTCTGAAAGCGAGCGCAGGCAGTACAAAGCCGAAGCCGTGTTTATGCGCAACATTTCTTACTTCATGATGGTGAGGTTGTTTGGCGATGTGCCTTACTACACCAAGCCCTTTAGCGAAGACAAATTGCCGCGCACACCGATGGTAACCGTTCTGAAGAATTGCATCGCGGATATGCAGGAAGTAAAAAACGATCTGCCCTGGACATATTCAGACCCATCCAAAGTGGGCGTAAGGGCCATGCGTGGCAGCGCCATTGCTTTATTAATGCACATGAACATGTGGGCGGCCGGATTTGACCCAGCCGATGCTAACAAAGCAGGGTACTACGACGCGGTGATCAACCTGGGCAAAGAATTGGAAACATCTACCGACTACCGCTTATTGCCTTATGATAACGACCAGTATAAGCTGATTTTTAAAGGTCGTACAAAAGAGAGCCTGTTCGAGGTTTTCCAAAACTCTAACAATGGCGAGAAGTTGTCGGCTTTGTCAAATTTGGGGTACCTTTTAAGCCATTATCCATTAAAAGGAACGGTAAATACTACCGCCAGTTTAGCCTATTACGAAAAAGAATGGATGGATAAGGTTTACAGTGATGGTACACCCGACGGACGCAAAGATGCCTGGTTTGAAAACCGTACATCGAACAGTGGCAACTACCAGTTTAAAAAATTTGCCAACGTTTATGCCGATGGTCTGAATATCTTAAATGATGACGACATTATCATCTTCCGCCTGTCCGACGCGTATTTATTAGCTGCCGAGGCCAATGCTGACCGCGACGCCGATGCCGAAGCGAAACGCTACCTGAACCTGGTAAGGGCACGCGCAGGTGCCGCGGCCATCAATTCTACAGGAGATGTTTTGAAAGATGATATCTATTACGAACGTGTAAGGGAACTCATGGGCGAGGGGCACTACTATTACGATCTGGTGCGGACCAAAAGGGTAACTGACAGCAAGTATTGCAAATATCCCATCTCGGTAACCGATTTTAATGCCGGTGCCTGGACATGGCCAATTGATGCCAGCGCGTTGACAAACAACCCCAACATGACATTAAATAACTTTTGGAGATAA
- a CDS encoding SusC/RagA family TonB-linked outer membrane protein: MRYFYIIAFLCLFLGIGQSLKAQQKKTVTGTVSDNVGGLPSVNIYNNRVAIGTTNADGSFTVSVPDDAVLEFTFIGYKSVKMSVAGKTKLTVKMVKDDSQLKEVTVQGYVSKSKEVSVGSSVKISGKDLQAVPVASITDMLQGKVAGLNIQQNTGSPGMRGSISIRGLSNINVSGSGGSAYLQPAAPLFVVDGVPIDDNSNFQYGFQSAGPGISPISLIPQQDVESIEVLKDASATALYGSRGAYGVILITTKRGNSKVPVIRYNTQFFFSAPPKLRQVIGGKAERDLRIQQILKSDTSYYRALGLLSATEYVADSLNAYYNNSTNWQSYFYRSTYNQNHNLSIDGGDQAFNYKVNFGYFDQKGIQENTGFTRSNLRMNMQYMPSSKFKLYTTINGTLGKNQKGSGNGLLNTGVATGGQASTLLPSPSLFSSVNSVLGAVTTDNDNKTTELNTTTELKYEFVKGLSLTSNFNYTFNTGVEDNFLPSTINGNAASLYTFNSVKNDIYNRNLLAYFFSLKDAKGADAHNFSAYAFTELESRNFKADVIQNNKVVNDFLRGPIVGVDNYLTSLGGTLNNFDQFRSVAFAGNFSYNYKLRYVLDASYRMDRSSSNGPDAGYIKSPSIGVRWNMQNETFTEKWHSWFDYASFKLSYGTVLQPQGNIYDVYGRYVNGASYNGASTVVMDRNTLPNSNLQPTKNTTYNSAFEFGILKNRLFGTLEAYYKQVDNQLREKPLSNVSSFANIKTNEISVVNIGYEATISARIFAPSKPFQWTISVNGAINRDYLAHLPDGVRQFVYLDDTGQSILYRLGQNSLTNYIYNTKGVYATTAEVPVDPLTGLRYRAGSNTSVLSYYKAGDPRFTDLNGDYVLDDRDLVAAGNSQPRYNGGVTMDFRYKNISMQVQGNYVFGRDVLNNSLASQFAAFSNPLAIQGSYRVNPMGVVPLTAYDIWTTPGQVAKYPNPYDYLRASIINPFRTNQTLFQEDGSYFKLGYISVGYTLNQKFTARYGMNRVVIGGTASNVFMITNYSGTSPESVSDLGRDSGAIYPNPRTYTLSLNIEF, encoded by the coding sequence ATGAGATATTTTTATATAATAGCTTTTTTGTGTCTGTTCCTGGGTATCGGGCAGAGCTTAAAAGCACAGCAAAAGAAAACGGTTACCGGTACCGTTTCCGACAATGTGGGAGGGTTACCGAGCGTAAATATTTATAACAACAGGGTGGCTATCGGCACCACAAACGCCGATGGTTCTTTTACCGTATCGGTACCTGATGACGCCGTACTGGAATTCACCTTTATCGGCTACAAATCGGTGAAGATGAGCGTGGCCGGGAAAACAAAATTAACGGTTAAGATGGTAAAGGACGATAGCCAACTGAAAGAGGTTACCGTTCAGGGTTACGTTAGTAAATCTAAGGAAGTATCGGTAGGATCAAGCGTTAAGATATCAGGTAAAGATCTGCAGGCCGTTCCTGTGGCAAGTATTACCGATATGTTGCAGGGTAAGGTAGCCGGCTTGAATATCCAGCAAAATACCGGCTCGCCGGGTATGCGCGGTTCAATAAGTATCCGTGGTTTATCAAATATCAACGTAAGCGGCTCCGGCGGCTCGGCATATTTGCAGCCCGCTGCCCCCCTGTTTGTGGTAGATGGTGTACCAATTGATGATAACAGCAACTTTCAATACGGTTTCCAGTCTGCCGGTCCGGGGATCAGCCCAATTTCATTAATTCCGCAGCAGGATGTGGAAAGCATCGAGGTATTAAAGGATGCTTCTGCTACCGCCTTGTATGGTTCGAGAGGTGCCTACGGTGTTATTTTGATCACCACTAAAAGGGGGAATTCAAAAGTACCGGTGATCAGGTACAATACGCAATTCTTCTTTAGCGCGCCGCCAAAGCTTCGCCAGGTAATTGGCGGTAAAGCCGAACGCGACCTGCGCATTCAGCAGATCCTGAAAAGCGATACCAGTTATTACCGCGCCTTAGGGCTGTTAAGCGCTACCGAGTACGTGGCCGACAGCTTGAACGCCTATTATAACAATTCAACAAACTGGCAATCTTACTTTTATCGGTCTACCTACAACCAAAATCATAACCTGAGTATCGACGGTGGCGACCAGGCATTCAACTATAAGGTAAACTTTGGTTACTTCGATCAGAAGGGTATCCAGGAAAATACCGGTTTCACCCGCTCTAATTTGAGGATGAACATGCAGTACATGCCAAGTTCTAAATTCAAATTATACACCACCATTAACGGTACACTGGGCAAAAATCAGAAAGGTAGCGGTAACGGATTGTTAAACACCGGGGTTGCTACGGGAGGACAGGCATCCACCTTGCTACCGTCGCCTTCCTTGTTCTCCTCGGTGAATAGTGTACTGGGAGCGGTAACAACGGATAACGACAATAAAACCACCGAACTGAATACCACCACAGAATTAAAGTACGAATTTGTAAAAGGGCTTAGCCTTACTTCAAACTTCAATTATACATTTAATACCGGTGTCGAGGATAACTTTTTACCGTCAACTATCAACGGTAACGCGGCATCGCTGTATACCTTTAATAGTGTAAAGAACGATATATATAACCGGAACCTGCTGGCCTACTTTTTCAGCCTGAAAGATGCTAAAGGGGCCGATGCCCACAATTTTAGTGCATACGCGTTCACCGAATTGGAGTCGAGGAACTTTAAGGCCGATGTTATCCAGAATAATAAGGTAGTAAACGACTTTCTCCGTGGCCCTATTGTTGGTGTAGATAACTACCTGACATCGTTGGGCGGTACTTTAAATAACTTCGATCAGTTCAGGTCGGTAGCGTTTGCCGGTAACTTTAGCTATAACTATAAGCTGCGCTACGTGCTTGATGCTTCTTACCGTATGGACAGGAGTTCGAGCAACGGTCCTGACGCCGGTTATATCAAAAGCCCCTCCATTGGTGTGCGCTGGAATATGCAGAACGAGACCTTCACCGAAAAATGGCATAGCTGGTTCGATTACGCGTCTTTCAAACTGAGTTATGGTACGGTATTGCAGCCGCAGGGAAATATCTATGATGTTTATGGCAGATATGTAAACGGCGCTTCGTACAACGGTGCTTCAACCGTGGTGATGGACCGGAACACTTTACCAAACTCAAACCTGCAGCCAACCAAAAACACCACGTACAACAGCGCGTTTGAATTTGGTATCCTGAAAAACCGCTTGTTCGGTACATTGGAGGCTTATTACAAACAGGTTGATAACCAACTGCGGGAAAAGCCGCTATCAAACGTTAGTTCGTTCGCCAATATCAAAACCAACGAGATCAGCGTGGTAAACATCGGGTACGAAGCGACAATAAGCGCCAGGATCTTTGCCCCGTCTAAACCTTTTCAGTGGACCATCAGCGTAAACGGTGCCATTAACCGCGATTACCTGGCGCATTTGCCGGATGGTGTCAGGCAGTTTGTTTATCTCGATGACACCGGCCAATCTATCTTATATCGTTTGGGCCAAAACAGCTTAACCAACTATATCTATAATACCAAAGGCGTATATGCAACTACTGCCGAGGTGCCGGTTGATCCTTTAACAGGTTTAAGGTACCGCGCTGGTTCTAATACATCAGTTTTAAGCTACTATAAAGCTGGCGATCCCCGCTTTACCGACCTGAATGGCGATTACGTATTGGATGACCGGGACCTGGTTGCCGCGGGCAACTCGCAGCCCCGCTATAACGGCGGTGTTACTATGGATTTTCGCTACAAGAATATCAGTATGCAGGTGCAGGGTAACTACGTTTTCGGCAGGGATGTGCTGAACAACTCGCTGGCCTCGCAGTTTGCGGCATTTAGCAACCCGCTGGCCATACAGGGTTCATACCGTGTTAACCCGATGGGGGTAGTGCCGCTTACGGCTTATGATATCTGGACCACACCTGGGCAGGTAGCAAAATACCCTAACCCGTACGATTACCTGAGGGCATCTATTATCAACCCTTTCCGTACCAACCAAACCTTGTTCCAGGAAGACGGCTCTTATTTTAAACTGGGTTATATCTCGGTGGGATACACCCTTAACCAAAAATTTACCGCCAGGTACGGCATGAACCGTGTGGTAATTGGCGGTACCGCAAGCAACGTTTTCATGATCACTAACTATTCGGGTACCAGTCCGGAGAGTGTGAGTGACCTGGGACGCGACAGCGGGGCCATCTATCCGAACCCACGCACCTACACCCTTAGCTTAAACATTGAATTTTAA